DNA from Helicobacter pylori:
GCCATAGCCATTAAACCACTGCGCATAAAACCCCACAAAAGGGTTAATGCGGTAGGTATAGCCTAAGCGGAAAGCTCCATGCCAGCGATCATAACGCCAGTATTGCGTGAAAATATCATAAAGTTGCAATTCAAAATGATGGCGCCCTCTCCTGTAATCAACTTTAGCGTTACCATACCCCATATAATCAATCAAATTAGGGTTGGATTGATCATAAGGGACATAGGGCCAATAAGCGACCATGATTTTCAAACCTCCCTTTTCCCACACCAAACGAAACACAGGGCGTTGCCCCGCACTCACCGAACGACACCCCCCCCCAGCGCACATCTTTTTGCCCGTTATAATCTTTAACGATTACAGGTTGTCCTGGAAACTGGTTTTCGGGATTGCCTTCTTTATTAAAAGGCTGGTAGCATTGCGCACCCCCTACGCCATTAGAAATGTGTTGCCAACCTATCCAAATCTCAGAAAATTTCCCTATTTTACCCCCAAAAGGTTCAAAATTGATAGGATAAACATAAATGAGTTCAGGCATGAAATTGATCATTCGCATGGGAGCGGATTGGGGGTTATTGTAAATTTGAAACCAGTCAGTTTGGGTATAAGCCAGATAAAGCGTGCCTTTAGTCCAAAGAATATGCCTAAACACAGGCACTCTAAAACTAATTTGGAACTTAAACTCATTGCGTTGATACGGGTTGATATTGGGGTGGTACCATTGAAAAATGGGGGTGAAACTATGATAAAAAGGCAAAAAATAAGTGCCTAGATAATCCATCATGTTTAAATATTTTTTAGCAAAATCCATCCAAGAATGTTCTTTGGGGGCTTTTTGTGGAGAGAGATACCAGGCATTGGACAAATCGTTTTGCGTTTTAATGATGTGCAAATCCTGTTTGCGCAAATAGTAGTTATAATCCACCTTAAAATTATCTTGTGAAAATTTTTTGCCTTCTAACTGACAAACTACAAAAATCATAAAGAGCAAAATGCTTTTCATCAAGCATCCTTATTTCACTTAAATTGCAAGATGAAAATCGCTAAAATCACTACAGGCGCGATAAAACGAACGCTAAAATGCCACGCTTTAAAAGCGTTTGCGTTAAAGAAATGCTTCGTGGCTAAAAAAGAGTGCTTTTTATTTAAAACCCACCCCACAAACAAGACTGAAAACAAGCCTCCCAAAGGCATTAAAAATGAAGAAGTGATGAAATCCAGCCACCCAAACACGCTCTTATGAGCAAAACTCAAAAACTTAGCGTATCGTTCATTCATAGAAAGGATGACTAAAACTCCTAAAACATACACAACAACCCCTATCCATAGCGACGCTTGAGTGCGCGAAAAATTAAAACGATTGATTAAATAAAGCGCTAAAGGCTCTATCAAAGAAACCGTAGAGGTGATCCCGGCAAAAACAAGCGCCATAAAGAAAAAAAGCGAAACGATCTGCCCGCTTGTTCCCATTTTAGCGAAAGTCAAAGGTAAGGAAATAAAAACAAGCCCTGGCCCTTGAGAAACATCCGCATGGTATTCAAACACAAAGGTAAAAATCATCACCCCGGCAATCAAAGAGATTAAAATACCGGGCAAGACAATAAATAAAGAGCTTTTGAACAGATTTTCTTTTTTGGGCGTGAAAGCTGAATAAGTAATAATCGTGCCTACCCCCAAACTCAAAGAAAAGAACATCTGCCCTAAAGCGTCCATAACAATCTTAAAATCAATCTTTTGAATCTCAAAATCAAATAAAAAGTGCAAAGCTTTAGGCATGCTTTCTAAAGTCATCGCATAGATTAAAAGCCCTATGAAAATCACAAACAATAACGGCATAAGCACTACATTTAATTTTTCAATCCCCTCTTCAATCCCCCTAGAAACAAACCATATTGTCGGCAATAAGCATGCACTAAAGCCAATAACAGGCCAGATTAAACTGCCATTTTGGAGCATGCTAAATTGCATTTTAGCCTGCTCTAAATCTTTAGGCAAATCAAAAGTTACTACAAAAAGATAGTAAAGCACCCAGCCTAACACCACCGCATAAAAGGATAAAATGAGAGGGCCGCCTAAAATAAAAAAAGAAGTGAAAGGGTAATATTTTTTCCTTTTAGGATCCAGTATTTGATAATTAGAAACAACATCTTTTTTACCCAAATTCCCAATCAGCATTTCCACTAAAAGCATAGCAACGCCTAAACTCAAGGTTAGCGCCAGATACAAAAGCACAAACGCACTCCCCCCATTATGGCCTACCATATAAGGAAAGCGCCAGATATGCCCTAAACCGATAGAGCTACCTAAAGTGGCTAAAATAAAGCCTAATTTAGAAAATTTTCCCATGCTAAATATTTTTTAATAAATCTTGCTCAACCAAATGGAAAACACAATTAAAGGGGTGATATATTTAAGCAAGAAATACCAAGTTGCAAACAATTTAGGGCCTAAAAAATGCACGCTCAAAAGACGCAATTTTTCTTTTTTCAAAACCCAGCCCATAAAAATAAAGGTTGCCATCCCGCCTAAAGGCATGATAATGGTGCTTGAGGCAAAATCCAACCAATCAAAAAGACTTTTTTCAAAGAAAGTGAGATAGTCTTTATAATCCTTATGGAGCGAGAAAATCAGCACCACGCCTACCACAAAAATTAGCGCTACAAGACCCCAAGTAACCTTAAAACGAGAGTATTGATACTTTTCGGTAAGATACATCACGCTTGGCTCTAATAAAGCCACCGTAGAAGTGATGCCAGCAAAAGCGAGCGCGAGCAAGAAAAGAATTGAAACAAGAACGCCTATCGCTCCCATTTGGCCAAAAACCACCGGTAAAGAAGTGAAAATTAACCCTGTGCCTTGTGAGACATTCGCCCCATATTCAAACACAAAAGTGAAAATCATAAGCCCTGCCACAAGAGAAATTAAAATCCCTGATAAAACCACCCAAATGGTGCTTTTAAGCAAATTCTGCGTTTTATCCGTAACCGCAGCATAAGTGATATTGATCCCTAAACCGATGCTTAAAGAAAAGAAAACCTGCCCCAAGGAATAAGTGAACACTTGAGAAGTCAAATCTTTTGGTTTGAAATCAAACATGAAATGGAAAGCTTTAGAAAAAGAATCCATGCTCATCGCATAGAAAAGCAAACCAAAAAAAGTGGCAAAGAGTAAGGGCATTAAAACCAAATTGAGTTTTTCAATGCCTTCTTTAATCCCCCTAGAAACAATCCATCCGGTTATGAATAAAACGCTAAAAAGCCCTATGGATTGTAACCCTATAGACTGCAAAGTTTGAGTAAAAATTTGTTCAGATTCTTGGATATTGTTAGGCAAATTAAAACTAATACTCACTAAATAATAAAGCACCCAACCTAAAATGGTGCCATAAAAAGTCAGTATTAAAGGCCCAGAAATAAGCAAAAGCCCTGCGTATCTCCAGCGTTTGTTAGGGTTAGTGTCAAGCTCTTTAAAAGCTTCTGTTACATTTTTTTGAGTGCTTTGTCCTAATAGCATTTCAGCGATAAACATCGCCGCACCAACGCTTAAGGATAAAAATAAAAACAATAAAACAAAAGCACCCCCACCGCTCACCCCAGTCATGTAAGGAAAGCGCCAGATATGCCCTAAACCTATCGCGCTCCCTAAAGCCGCTAAAACAAATCCTAATTTAGAAAAATGATTACCCATATCTTTATCAAACTCCTTGTAAATGATTGAAATTAAAGAGCTATGTCCTTAATGTCCAACTATTGCTGTATTAGCTTTTTAAAATCTTTAAAGATCTTAAGATGTAAGAAAAAACCCACTTTAAAAATACCTAAAAAATATAAAGCAACGCCCCTAGATTATACTATAGTTAAGTTACATATTGTATAATTTTAAGAAAATTTCATTATTTAAGTAAGGGGAATTAATGCGCTGTAGGGTATATTACGAAGATACCGACTCTGAAGGCGTGGTCTATCATGCGAATTATTTGAAATATTGCGAAAGGGCTAGGAGCGAGTTTTTTTTTAAACAAAATGTCTTGCCAGAAAATGAAGAAGGCGTGTTTGTTATCCGCTCTATCAAAGCGGATTTTTTCACCCCCGCAAGCCTTGGGCAGGTCTTAGAAATAAGAACGCAAATTAAAGAATTAAGAAAGGTTTTTGTGGTGCTTTTTCAAGAAATTTATTGCATCCAAAACGCTTCTTTAGAGCCTATGAAGCCTTTTAAGGTCTTTGCCTCAGAAATCAAGTTTGGCTTTGTCAACCGCTCCACATACAGCCCTATTGCCATTCCTAAAGTGTTTAAGGAGCTGTTCAATGCCATCTGATTCAGGAAAACCCACCATTATTTACCCTTGTCTTTGGGATTATAGGGTGATTATGACCACTAAAGATGAAAGCGTGTTAAAAGAGCTTTTAGAAACCTACCAACGCCCCTTTAAATTGGAATTAAAAAACACTTCTAAAAACGCTAAATTTTATAGCTTTAATGTTTCTATGGAAGTTTCAAAC
Protein-coding regions in this window:
- a CDS encoding sodium-dependent transporter; translated protein: MGKFSKLGFILATLGSSIGLGHIWRFPYMVGHNGGSAFVLLYLALTLSLGVAMLLVEMLIGNLGKKDVVSNYQILDPKRKKYYPFTSFFILGGPLILSFYAVVLGWVLYYLFVVTFDLPKDLEQAKMQFSMLQNGSLIWPVIGFSACLLPTIWFVSRGIEEGIEKLNVVLMPLLFVIFIGLLIYAMTLESMPKALHFLFDFEIQKIDFKIVMDALGQMFFSLSLGVGTIITYSAFTPKKENLFKSSLFIVLPGILISLIAGVMIFTFVFEYHADVSQGPGLVFISLPLTFAKMGTSGQIVSLFFFMALVFAGITSTVSLIEPLALYLINRFNFSRTQASLWIGVVVYVLGVLVILSMNERYAKFLSFAHKSVFGWLDFITSSFLMPLGGLFSVLFVGWVLNKKHSFLATKHFFNANAFKAWHFSVRFIAPVVILAIFILQFK
- a CDS encoding sodium-dependent transporter, translating into MGNHFSKLGFVLAALGSAIGLGHIWRFPYMTGVSGGGAFVLLFLFLSLSVGAAMFIAEMLLGQSTQKNVTEAFKELDTNPNKRWRYAGLLLISGPLILTFYGTILGWVLYYLVSISFNLPNNIQESEQIFTQTLQSIGLQSIGLFSVLFITGWIVSRGIKEGIEKLNLVLMPLLFATFFGLLFYAMSMDSFSKAFHFMFDFKPKDLTSQVFTYSLGQVFFSLSIGLGINITYAAVTDKTQNLLKSTIWVVLSGILISLVAGLMIFTFVFEYGANVSQGTGLIFTSLPVVFGQMGAIGVLVSILFLLALAFAGITSTVALLEPSVMYLTEKYQYSRFKVTWGLVALIFVVGVVLIFSLHKDYKDYLTFFEKSLFDWLDFASSTIIMPLGGMATFIFMGWVLKKEKLRLLSVHFLGPKLFATWYFLLKYITPLIVFSIWLSKIY
- the ybgC gene encoding acyl-CoA thioesterase YbgC; its protein translation is MRCRVYYEDTDSEGVVYHANYLKYCERARSEFFFKQNVLPENEEGVFVIRSIKADFFTPASLGQVLEIRTQIKELRKVFVVLFQEIYCIQNASLEPMKPFKVFASEIKFGFVNRSTYSPIAIPKVFKELFNAI
- a CDS encoding DUF493 family protein yields the protein MPSDSGKPTIIYPCLWDYRVIMTTKDESVLKELLETYQRPFKLELKNTSKNAKFYSFNVSMEVSNEAERNEIFQKISQLDQVVQTL